The Dermacentor albipictus isolate Rhodes 1998 colony chromosome 2, USDA_Dalb.pri_finalv2, whole genome shotgun sequence genome has a segment encoding these proteins:
- the LOC135903184 gene encoding sulfotransferase 1A1-like, which produces MSGKRPYFQLVDGIPRPPIIDPVVFKRSLNRKFKEGDVLLSTYPKSGTKWLVYIMQLILEEGKPVISFEDFMDNACSVEFTNDEDRQTMLPLQIHFTHYPLRRENMGEAAKFVYVARNPWNVCISFYHMVKDLRVYQFQDGSFDDFLEAFLAGDFGFGS; this is translated from the coding sequence ATGTCTGGAAAAAGGCCATACTTTCAACTTGTCGACGGTATTCCGAGACCCCCTATTATCGACCCGGTTGTGTTTAAGAGGAGCCTCAACAGGAAATTCAAGGAAGGTGATGTGCTGCTTTCGACATACCCGAAGAGTGGAACAAAGTGGCTTGTGTACATAATGCAACTTATCCTCGAGGAAGGCAAACCGGTGATTAGTTTCGAGGACTTCATGGACAACGCATGTAGTGTCGAGTTCACGAATGACGAGGACCGGCAGACGATGCTGCCGCTTCAAATACACTTCACCCACTACCCCCTTCGCAGAGAGAACATGGGCGAAGCAGCCAAGTTTGTGTACGTTGCTCGCAACCCTTGGAACGTCTGCATTTCGTTCTACCACATGGTCAAGGATCTCAGGGTTTACCAGTTCCAAGATGGCTCGTTCGATGATTTTCTTGAGGCTTTCCTGGCGGGAGACTTTGGATTTGGTAGTTAG